A window from Variovorax sp. PBL-E5 encodes these proteins:
- a CDS encoding LysR family transcriptional regulator, translating into MDQIQGMRIFVRVVEAGTFTRAADSLGLPKGTVTKQIQALESRLRVKLLNRTTRRVTVTPDGAAYFERTARLLNDFDEIEASMTNAQANPTGRLRLDVGSAMARLVILPALSTFCDRYPDIQVDLGVSDRTVDLITDNVDCVIRGGDLTDQSLVARRIGTLPWMTVASPAYLKRYGTPQHPADIEKRHLVVSFFSGSTRRIFPHEFVKGDEHIELAGPYRVSVNDSNAHMTAVLGGFGISQVITYMAEPYIASGELVEILHDWIRPPLPVHVVYPPNRHLSAKVRVFVDWAAELFAKHPRLQRS; encoded by the coding sequence ATGGACCAGATCCAGGGCATGCGGATCTTTGTCCGCGTCGTCGAGGCGGGCACTTTCACGCGCGCCGCCGACTCGCTCGGGCTGCCCAAGGGCACCGTGACCAAGCAGATCCAGGCGCTGGAGTCGCGCCTGCGCGTGAAGCTGCTCAACCGCACCACCCGGCGCGTGACGGTCACGCCGGACGGCGCGGCGTATTTCGAGCGCACCGCGCGCCTGCTGAACGACTTCGACGAGATCGAGGCCAGCATGACCAACGCGCAGGCCAACCCGACCGGGCGCCTGCGGCTGGATGTCGGCTCGGCGATGGCACGGCTGGTGATCCTGCCGGCGCTGTCGACCTTCTGCGACCGCTACCCCGACATCCAGGTCGACCTTGGCGTCAGCGACCGCACGGTGGACCTGATCACGGACAACGTCGACTGCGTGATCCGCGGCGGCGATCTGACCGACCAGTCGCTGGTCGCGCGCCGCATCGGCACCCTGCCCTGGATGACGGTGGCCTCGCCGGCCTACCTCAAGCGCTACGGCACGCCGCAGCATCCGGCCGACATCGAGAAGCGGCACTTGGTGGTGAGCTTCTTCTCGGGCAGCACGCGGCGCATCTTTCCCCACGAGTTCGTCAAGGGCGACGAGCACATCGAGCTCGCGGGGCCGTACCGCGTGTCGGTCAACGACAGCAATGCGCACATGACGGCGGTGCTCGGCGGCTTCGGCATCTCGCAGGTCATCACCTACATGGCCGAGCCCTACATCGCGAGCGGCGAGCTGGTCGAGATCCTGCACGACTGGATCCGGCCGCCCCTGCCGGTGCATGTGGTCTATCCGCCCAATCGCCACCTGAGCGCCAAGGTGCGGGTCTTCGTGGATTGGGCGGCAGAGCTGTTCGCCAAGCATCCGAGGCTGCAGCGCAGCTGA
- a CDS encoding LysR family substrate-binding domain-containing protein, producing MRPVAAPDHATGHGFDDGLRDQPLIMYPRNAGIGLYWKVQELCAKAGFRPRMVQEARDASTIIGLVAAGGGIALVPSDTQCIQLAGVVYRRLLDKEAVSTLHLAYRTAHESAYLRLFLERLRAAPPASRRAGR from the coding sequence ATGCGGCCAGTCGCTGCCCCAGATCACGCGACCGGGCACGGCTTCGACGATGGCCTGCGCGACCAGCCGCTCATCATGTACCCGCGCAACGCGGGCATCGGCCTCTACTGGAAAGTGCAGGAGCTGTGCGCCAAGGCCGGCTTTCGGCCGCGGATGGTGCAGGAGGCGCGCGATGCGTCCACCATCATCGGTCTCGTGGCCGCGGGGGGCGGCATCGCACTGGTGCCCAGCGACACCCAATGCATCCAGCTGGCGGGCGTGGTCTATCGGCGCCTGCTCGACAAGGAGGCGGTGTCCACGCTGCACCTGGCCTATCGCACGGCGCACGAGAGCGCCTACCTGCGCCTGTTCCTGGAACGGCTCCGGGCGGCGCCGCCGGCTTCACGGCGTGCCGGGCGCTGA
- a CDS encoding amidohydrolase family protein, with protein sequence MPGRVIWGSDWPHIPEGGRDTGELLELLADWVPDAAAREKILRDNPARLFGF encoded by the coding sequence GTGCCCGGTCGCGTGATCTGGGGCAGCGACTGGCCGCATATTCCCGAAGGCGGGCGCGACACCGGCGAACTGCTTGAGCTCCTGGCCGATTGGGTGCCCGATGCCGCGGCGCGAGAAAAAATCCTGCGCGACAACCCGGCGCGGCTGTTCGGCTTCTAG
- a CDS encoding efflux RND transporter periplasmic adaptor subunit yields the protein MTKQKLSSLARRGVWPTVTGLTAAIAIACAVLGLHSFNAEANDAKAVAAPRATPVSVATVAASDVNAWDEFSGRLEAVERVDVRSRVAGAVQAVHFREGSLVKQGELLITIDPAPYAAEVERAEAQVASAQARLSFSRREQERARRLWDEQAIAQRELDERVNAGREAEANLHAAQASLQSARLNLGYTQVRAPVSGRIGKLEVTVGNLVAAGPGAPVLTTLVSVSPIYASFDVDEQVVVRALKDLPGGASARSRIDGIPVQMGTAGLDGTPYEGRLQLIDNQVDARSGTVRVRAAFDNKDGALIPGQFARIRMGQARSDSALLVSERAIGTDQNKKYVMVVGDDNKAEYREVTLGAPVNGLRVVSKGLKAGERIVVNGLQHIRPGALVAPQSVTMDARAEPPQAQAVVAAKS from the coding sequence ATGACGAAGCAAAAGCTCTCCTCCCTGGCCCGCCGCGGCGTCTGGCCCACCGTGACCGGCCTGACCGCGGCGATCGCGATCGCCTGCGCGGTGCTCGGCCTGCACAGCTTCAATGCCGAGGCGAACGACGCCAAGGCGGTCGCGGCGCCGCGCGCGACGCCGGTCTCGGTGGCCACCGTCGCCGCCTCCGACGTCAATGCCTGGGACGAGTTCTCGGGCCGGCTCGAAGCGGTCGAACGGGTCGACGTGCGCTCGCGCGTGGCCGGTGCGGTGCAGGCGGTGCACTTTCGCGAAGGCTCGCTGGTCAAGCAGGGCGAGCTGCTGATCACCATCGACCCCGCGCCCTATGCGGCCGAGGTCGAGCGGGCCGAGGCACAGGTCGCCTCGGCGCAGGCGCGCCTGTCCTTCAGCCGCAGAGAGCAGGAACGCGCGCGCCGGCTGTGGGACGAGCAGGCCATCGCGCAGCGTGAACTCGACGAGCGCGTCAATGCCGGGCGCGAAGCCGAAGCCAACCTGCATGCCGCGCAGGCCTCGCTGCAGAGCGCGCGCCTGAACCTCGGCTACACGCAGGTGCGTGCGCCGGTGTCCGGCCGCATCGGCAAGCTGGAGGTCACGGTCGGCAACCTCGTCGCCGCCGGCCCCGGCGCGCCGGTGCTCACGACGCTGGTGTCGGTAAGCCCGATCTACGCCAGCTTCGATGTCGACGAGCAAGTCGTCGTGCGGGCGCTGAAAGACCTGCCCGGCGGCGCCAGCGCGCGCAGCAGGATCGACGGCATCCCGGTCCAGATGGGCACCGCCGGCCTCGACGGCACGCCCTACGAAGGCCGCCTGCAGCTGATCGACAACCAGGTCGACGCCCGCAGCGGCACGGTGCGCGTGCGCGCCGCCTTCGACAACAAGGACGGCGCGCTGATCCCCGGCCAGTTCGCGCGCATCCGCATGGGGCAGGCGCGCAGCGACAGCGCGCTGCTGGTCAGCGAACGCGCGATCGGCACCGACCAGAACAAGAAGTACGTGATGGTCGTCGGCGACGACAACAAGGCCGAGTACCGCGAGGTCACGCTCGGCGCGCCGGTGAACGGTCTGCGCGTGGTGAGCAAGGGCCTGAAGGCCGGCGAGCGCATCGTCGTCAACGGCCTGCAGCACATCCGTCCCGGCGCGCTGGTCGCGCCGCAGAGCGTGACCATGGACGCCCGCGCCGAGCCGCCGCAGGCGCAGGCCGTGGTCGCCGCGAAATCCTGA
- a CDS encoding alpha/beta hydrolase: MSSRPTPHPAAAPVAAPGAETDIRIELPDREPVAARLYGQRARGATVPLVLHFHGGTFVCGDLDNGRNVARLLAGAGAVVVSLDYPLAPKAPFPEPIEVGYAALEWLYKQRVKMAGKGARMFLAGEEAGGNLAAAVALMARDRAHPPLAGQILLSPMLDPCAGTASLRKASGDTPNCRWASGWQEYLACPMNTTHPYAVPGASLRLAQLAPTLVLVGQDDAMRDEGMNFARRLSEAGIPVTRHVLPGADNWPDALYEPESSGCAACEATVQQHFREFFSAAPPPH; encoded by the coding sequence ATGTCATCCCGTCCGACTCCGCACCCTGCTGCCGCCCCCGTGGCGGCACCGGGCGCCGAAACCGACATCCGCATCGAGCTGCCCGACCGCGAGCCGGTCGCGGCGCGCCTGTACGGCCAGCGGGCGCGGGGTGCCACGGTGCCGCTGGTGCTGCATTTCCACGGCGGCACCTTCGTCTGCGGCGATCTGGACAACGGCCGCAACGTGGCACGCCTGCTGGCGGGGGCCGGCGCGGTGGTGGTGTCGCTCGACTATCCCCTGGCGCCCAAGGCGCCGTTCCCCGAGCCGATCGAGGTCGGCTATGCGGCGCTCGAATGGCTCTACAAGCAGCGCGTGAAGATGGCCGGCAAGGGCGCCCGCATGTTCCTGGCCGGCGAGGAAGCCGGCGGCAACCTGGCCGCCGCGGTGGCGCTGATGGCGCGCGACCGGGCACATCCGCCGCTGGCCGGCCAGATCCTGCTGTCGCCGATGCTGGACCCCTGCGCGGGCACGGCCTCGCTGCGCAAGGCGAGCGGCGATACGCCGAATTGCCGATGGGCTTCGGGCTGGCAGGAGTACCTGGCCTGTCCGATGAACACCACGCATCCCTATGCGGTGCCCGGCGCCTCGCTGCGGCTGGCCCAGTTGGCGCCGACGCTGGTGCTGGTCGGGCAGGACGACGCGATGCGCGACGAAGGCATGAACTTCGCGCGCCGGCTGAGCGAGGCCGGCATTCCGGTGACCCGGCATGTGCTGCCGGGTGCCGACAACTGGCCCGATGCACTGTACGAGCCTGAAAGCTCGGGCTGCGCAGCCTGCGAGGCGACGGTGCAGCAGCACTTCCGCGAGTTCTTCAGCGCGGCACCGCCACCGCACTAG